From a single Anabas testudineus chromosome 5, fAnaTes1.2, whole genome shotgun sequence genomic region:
- the hp1bp3 gene encoding heterochromatin protein 1-binding protein 3 isoform X2, with translation MPIRRAAAIPTQEKAPSAAADKEPEASSEESSSADKEQAASSAAAAKVEESASAGETQPTENGEKADEGAAPEKGGEGSEKKELKDGYKYEKSKVKKVKRTIPAWASVSARKKLPVTNFAGTQNKVDNILIEAITSCNDKSGVSYQSVMKYIVKKYPGMELDKKKFLIKKAMKKHLEKGTIKQLKGKGLSGTFTIGKQLPSSKKAAQKQESLGDALPLIITRLCEPKEASYNLIKKYLEQHFPSLNIESRPEVLKTALVKAVEKGQLEQITGKGARGTFQLKRTGNQVLLKGGALEDAITAAITAMNEPKTCSTTTLRRYLLDANKDRKEYQLVANLRRTLTKCKVLGWMEQITGHGFTGTYQLSFPFYPSPTILYPDKFKELPKKNAPAPPKRRRTVDSSDEEEEESEEEEESEDEAPVLKRKPQKRPPPKARHPPPAKKSRSASQSKVKGRGHVLTKKSPAKKAVTSAKRSGKKQSVSKKESTPPSKATPVKRGAPAKKPKTPAVKKLTKRGSKRPASSESTSEKPAPIKETTRSGSKRSKPEESSPEEPAVKKPATKGGSRRPEPEESSEEPVVKRGVKSSKQSTRKSKRGKY, from the exons ATGCCGATTCGCCGAGCAGCAGCGATTCCAACCCAGGAGAAGGCCCCCTCCGCTGCAGCAGATAAAG AGCCTGAGGCCTCCTCAGAGGAGTCTTCCTCTGCTGACAAAGAGCAGGCGGCGTCTTCAGCCGCAGCAGCCAAAGTCGAGGAGAGCGCAAGTGCGGGCGAGACACAGCCCACAGAGAATGGAGAGAAGGCCGACGAAGGAGCCGCGCCGGAGAAGGGAGGCGAGGGATCGGAGAAGAAAGA GTTGAAGGACGGCTACAAGTACGAgaaatccaaggtcaagaaGGTGAAAAGGACGATTCCTGCGTGGGCCAGTGTCAGTGCCAGGAAAAAACTTCCTGTTACCAACTTTGCAGGAACTCAGAACAAAGTTGATAACATCCTCATTGAAGCTATTACA TCTTGTAACGACAAATCTGGGGTTTCATACCAGTCTGTCATGAAATACATTGTGAAGAAATACCCAGGGATGGAGCTTGACAAGAAGAAGTTTCTAATCAAGAAAGCAATGAAGAAACATTTGGAGAAGGGCACTATTAAACAg TTGAAGGGTAAAGGCCTTTCAGGAACTTTCACCATTGGGAAGCAGCTACCTTCATCTAAG AAAGCTGCTCAGAAGCAGGAGTCACTGGGAGACGCGCTTCCCCTCATCATCACTCGGCTCTGTGAGCCCAAAGAGGCCTCCTACAATCTGATCAAGAAATACCTGGAGCAGCACTTCCCCAGCCTCAACATTGAAAGCAG ACCAGAGGTCCTAAAGACAGCTTTGGTGAAGGCAGTGGAGAAAGGACAACTGGAGCAGATCACAGGAAAAGGAGCCAGAGGGACTTTCCAG CTGAAGCGAACTGGGAACCAGGTCCTGCTGAAGGGGGGTGCCTTGGAAGACGCCATCACAGCCGCCATCACAGCCATGAATGAGCCTAAAACCTGCAGCACCACCACTCTACGCAGATACCTACTAGATGCcaacaaggacagaaaagagTACCAGTTAG tGGCCAATCTGAGGAGGACCCTGACAAAATGTAAAGTGCTTGGGTGGATGGAGCAGATCACCGGTCACGGCTTTACAGGGACCTACCAGCTTTCGTTCCCTTTTTACCCAAG TCCCACCATCCTGTACCCAGACAAGTTTAAAGAGCTTCCAAAGAAAAACGCTCCAGCTCCACCTAAGCGGAGGCGGACAGTCGATTCTTCTgacgaggaagaggaagagtcagaagaagaggaagagtcTGAGGATGAAGCTCCTGTCCTTAAGAG GAAACCTCAGAAGAGGCCTCCACCTAAGGCTCGTCATCCTCCACCAGCTAAGAAATCCAGAAGTGCTAGCCAGTCAAAAGTTAAAGGCAGGGGACACGTCCTCACAAAGAAGTCTCCGGCCAAGAAAGCAGTGACCTCTGCCAAGAGGTCGGGAAAGAAACAGTCAGTCTCCAAGAAGGAATCCACACCGCCGTCTAAAGCAACACCTGTCAAGAGAGGAGCTCCTGCTAAAAAGCCCAAAACACCAGCTGTCAAAAAGCTGACCAAAAGGGGGTCCAAACGACCTGCGTCCTCAGAGTCAACCTCTGAGAAGCCTGCACCCATAAAGGAGACAACAAGGAGTGGGTCCAAGCGATCTAAGCCTGAAGAGTCGTCCCCTGAGGAGCCTGCAGTGAAAAAGCCGGCGACGAAGGGTGGGTCCAGACGGCCCGAGCCTGAAGAGTCCTCTGAGGAGCCCGTAGTCAAAAGAGGAGTGAAGAGCAGCAAGCAGTCGACTCGTAAATCAAAGAGAGGGAAGTACTGA
- the hp1bp3 gene encoding heterochromatin protein 1-binding protein 3 isoform X1, giving the protein MPIRRAAAIPTQEKAPSAAADKEPEASSEESSSADKEQAASSAAAAKVEESASAGETQPTENGEKADEGAAPEKGGEGSEKKDDKCKDCAAGQCATHCFVLLLRLKDGYKYEKSKVKKVKRTIPAWASVSARKKLPVTNFAGTQNKVDNILIEAITSCNDKSGVSYQSVMKYIVKKYPGMELDKKKFLIKKAMKKHLEKGTIKQLKGKGLSGTFTIGKQLPSSKKAAQKQESLGDALPLIITRLCEPKEASYNLIKKYLEQHFPSLNIESRPEVLKTALVKAVEKGQLEQITGKGARGTFQLKRTGNQVLLKGGALEDAITAAITAMNEPKTCSTTTLRRYLLDANKDRKEYQLVANLRRTLTKCKVLGWMEQITGHGFTGTYQLSFPFYPSPTILYPDKFKELPKKNAPAPPKRRRTVDSSDEEEEESEEEEESEDEAPVLKRKPQKRPPPKARHPPPAKKSRSASQSKVKGRGHVLTKKSPAKKAVTSAKRSGKKQSVSKKESTPPSKATPVKRGAPAKKPKTPAVKKLTKRGSKRPASSESTSEKPAPIKETTRSGSKRSKPEESSPEEPAVKKPATKGGSRRPEPEESSEEPVVKRGVKSSKQSTRKSKRGKY; this is encoded by the exons ATGCCGATTCGCCGAGCAGCAGCGATTCCAACCCAGGAGAAGGCCCCCTCCGCTGCAGCAGATAAAG AGCCTGAGGCCTCCTCAGAGGAGTCTTCCTCTGCTGACAAAGAGCAGGCGGCGTCTTCAGCCGCAGCAGCCAAAGTCGAGGAGAGCGCAAGTGCGGGCGAGACACAGCCCACAGAGAATGGAGAGAAGGCCGACGAAGGAGCCGCGCCGGAGAAGGGAGGCGAGGGATCGGAGAAGAAAGA TGACAAATGCAAGGACTGCGCGGCTGGACAGTGTGCAACACACTGCTTTGTTCTCCTACTAAG GTTGAAGGACGGCTACAAGTACGAgaaatccaaggtcaagaaGGTGAAAAGGACGATTCCTGCGTGGGCCAGTGTCAGTGCCAGGAAAAAACTTCCTGTTACCAACTTTGCAGGAACTCAGAACAAAGTTGATAACATCCTCATTGAAGCTATTACA TCTTGTAACGACAAATCTGGGGTTTCATACCAGTCTGTCATGAAATACATTGTGAAGAAATACCCAGGGATGGAGCTTGACAAGAAGAAGTTTCTAATCAAGAAAGCAATGAAGAAACATTTGGAGAAGGGCACTATTAAACAg TTGAAGGGTAAAGGCCTTTCAGGAACTTTCACCATTGGGAAGCAGCTACCTTCATCTAAG AAAGCTGCTCAGAAGCAGGAGTCACTGGGAGACGCGCTTCCCCTCATCATCACTCGGCTCTGTGAGCCCAAAGAGGCCTCCTACAATCTGATCAAGAAATACCTGGAGCAGCACTTCCCCAGCCTCAACATTGAAAGCAG ACCAGAGGTCCTAAAGACAGCTTTGGTGAAGGCAGTGGAGAAAGGACAACTGGAGCAGATCACAGGAAAAGGAGCCAGAGGGACTTTCCAG CTGAAGCGAACTGGGAACCAGGTCCTGCTGAAGGGGGGTGCCTTGGAAGACGCCATCACAGCCGCCATCACAGCCATGAATGAGCCTAAAACCTGCAGCACCACCACTCTACGCAGATACCTACTAGATGCcaacaaggacagaaaagagTACCAGTTAG tGGCCAATCTGAGGAGGACCCTGACAAAATGTAAAGTGCTTGGGTGGATGGAGCAGATCACCGGTCACGGCTTTACAGGGACCTACCAGCTTTCGTTCCCTTTTTACCCAAG TCCCACCATCCTGTACCCAGACAAGTTTAAAGAGCTTCCAAAGAAAAACGCTCCAGCTCCACCTAAGCGGAGGCGGACAGTCGATTCTTCTgacgaggaagaggaagagtcagaagaagaggaagagtcTGAGGATGAAGCTCCTGTCCTTAAGAG GAAACCTCAGAAGAGGCCTCCACCTAAGGCTCGTCATCCTCCACCAGCTAAGAAATCCAGAAGTGCTAGCCAGTCAAAAGTTAAAGGCAGGGGACACGTCCTCACAAAGAAGTCTCCGGCCAAGAAAGCAGTGACCTCTGCCAAGAGGTCGGGAAAGAAACAGTCAGTCTCCAAGAAGGAATCCACACCGCCGTCTAAAGCAACACCTGTCAAGAGAGGAGCTCCTGCTAAAAAGCCCAAAACACCAGCTGTCAAAAAGCTGACCAAAAGGGGGTCCAAACGACCTGCGTCCTCAGAGTCAACCTCTGAGAAGCCTGCACCCATAAAGGAGACAACAAGGAGTGGGTCCAAGCGATCTAAGCCTGAAGAGTCGTCCCCTGAGGAGCCTGCAGTGAAAAAGCCGGCGACGAAGGGTGGGTCCAGACGGCCCGAGCCTGAAGAGTCCTCTGAGGAGCCCGTAGTCAAAAGAGGAGTGAAGAGCAGCAAGCAGTCGACTCGTAAATCAAAGAGAGGGAAGTACTGA